The following are encoded in a window of Kitasatospora sp. NBC_01250 genomic DNA:
- a CDS encoding urea ABC transporter substrate-binding protein codes for MRRNRAPQPARVGVLHSLTGSVALSELPVVDATLLAIEEINASGGLLGRTLEPVIADGCSQGLAFAEAAESLFTGDGVCAVFGCYTSASRRSVIPVIEAHDAILLYPTFYEGIESSEHVVYGGSTANQCVIPAVSWFLDNRGRDFYLIGSDYVYPRSVNAVVKDLLAALGGHVAGEVYVPLGQSDVAPLVRAIADAKPGVILSTLVGDTNMPFFRELRAAGIRPASTPTLSFVIGECELQHLDRAQMAGDYLAFNYFQSIDTPQNARFVESFRARYGQERVVGDTMAAAYNLVHLWAQAVRACGSTRPADVRRAIRGQRRAGAEGTLYVDEENLHLWRKARIGRIRADGQVDVVWTSENLIRPMPYSPYRTRREWHEMLAELHAGWGASWSSPVPPDTPRAPSWVAPPKPNRASCRRSHTASRARA; via the coding sequence GTGAGGCGCAACCGCGCTCCGCAGCCCGCGCGCGTCGGCGTGCTGCACTCCCTGACCGGGTCGGTCGCGCTGAGTGAACTGCCGGTCGTGGACGCCACCCTGCTCGCCATCGAGGAGATCAACGCGAGCGGCGGACTCCTCGGCCGGACCCTGGAGCCCGTCATCGCCGACGGCTGCTCGCAGGGGCTGGCCTTCGCCGAGGCGGCCGAGAGCCTGTTCACCGGCGACGGTGTCTGCGCCGTCTTCGGCTGTTACACCTCCGCCAGCCGGCGCAGCGTCATCCCGGTCATCGAGGCGCATGACGCGATCCTGCTCTATCCGACCTTCTACGAGGGCATCGAGTCCTCCGAGCACGTCGTCTACGGTGGTTCGACGGCCAACCAGTGCGTCATCCCGGCCGTCAGCTGGTTCCTGGACAACCGCGGCCGGGACTTCTACCTGATCGGCTCCGACTACGTCTACCCGCGCTCGGTCAACGCCGTGGTCAAGGACCTGCTCGCCGCGCTCGGCGGCCACGTGGCGGGTGAGGTCTACGTGCCGCTGGGCCAGAGCGACGTCGCCCCGCTGGTGCGGGCCATCGCCGACGCCAAGCCGGGGGTCATCCTGAGCACGCTCGTCGGCGACACGAACATGCCCTTCTTCCGCGAACTGCGCGCCGCCGGGATCAGGCCCGCGAGCACCCCGACCCTCTCGTTCGTCATCGGGGAGTGCGAGCTGCAGCATCTCGACCGGGCGCAGATGGCCGGCGACTACCTCGCGTTCAACTACTTCCAGTCGATCGACACCCCGCAGAACGCCCGCTTCGTGGAGTCCTTCCGGGCCAGGTACGGCCAGGAGCGCGTCGTCGGCGACACGATGGCCGCCGCCTACAACCTCGTCCACCTGTGGGCCCAGGCGGTCCGGGCCTGCGGCAGTACACGTCCCGCCGACGTGCGCCGGGCGATCCGCGGCCAGCGCAGGGCCGGCGCGGAGGGGACCCTCTACGTCGACGAGGAGAACCTCCACCTGTGGCGCAAGGCCAGGATCGGCCGCATCCGCGCGGACGGGCAGGTCGACGTCGTCTGGACCTCGGAGAACCTGATCCGGCCGATGCCCTACTCGCCGTACCGCACCCGGCGCGAGTGGCACGAGATGCTGGCCGAGCTGCACGCCGGCTGGGGGGCCAGCTGGTCCAGCCCGGTACCGCCCGACACGCCGCGGGCCCCCTCCTGGGTGGCCCCGCCGAAGCCGAACCGTGCGAGCTGCCGGCGCTCGCACACCGCCTCCAGGGCCCGGGCCTGA
- a CDS encoding M20 metallopeptidase family protein, with protein MSLYDDALALAPDLVRLRHDLHRFPELGLVLPRTQERVLQALDGLPLEVSLGASLSSVTAVLRGGKPGPVVLLRGDMDALPVVEKAPVPFAAANGAMHACGHDLHTAMLAGAAQLLAARREQLHGDVVFMFQPGEEGWDGAGAMLAEGVLDAAGRHPVAAYALHVVSAMPHGEFSSRSGPILAASGSLKVTVHGAGGHGSVPHRAKDPIPAACEMVTALQTMVTRRFDVFDPVVVTVGLIQAGTQRNIIPETAYFEATVRTYSAEAESKVADTTVELVRAIAAAHGLRAEVEYVPGYPVTVNDGAETDFLADTVREVFGEERYRTLPNPATAAEDFSRILDAVPGSFAYVGAAPKGVDPEDLPANHSPYAEFDDAVLPDGAALYAELATRRLAA; from the coding sequence GTGTCCTTGTACGACGACGCTCTCGCGCTGGCCCCGGACCTGGTCCGGCTCCGGCACGACCTGCACCGTTTCCCCGAGCTGGGACTGGTGCTGCCGCGCACCCAGGAGCGGGTGCTGCAGGCCCTCGACGGCCTGCCGCTGGAGGTGAGCCTGGGCGCGTCGCTGAGCTCGGTCACCGCGGTGCTGCGCGGCGGCAAGCCGGGTCCGGTGGTGCTGCTGCGCGGCGACATGGACGCTCTGCCGGTCGTCGAAAAGGCGCCGGTGCCGTTCGCCGCCGCCAACGGCGCCATGCACGCCTGCGGACACGATCTGCACACCGCCATGCTCGCGGGCGCCGCACAGCTGCTGGCCGCACGGCGCGAGCAACTGCACGGCGACGTCGTGTTCATGTTCCAGCCCGGCGAGGAGGGTTGGGACGGCGCCGGCGCCATGCTGGCCGAGGGCGTGCTGGACGCGGCCGGCCGACACCCCGTCGCCGCCTACGCCCTGCACGTGGTGTCGGCCATGCCGCACGGGGAGTTCAGCTCCCGGAGCGGGCCGATCCTCGCGGCTTCCGGTTCGCTGAAGGTCACCGTCCACGGTGCGGGCGGCCACGGCTCGGTGCCGCACCGGGCCAAGGACCCCATCCCCGCGGCCTGCGAGATGGTCACCGCGCTGCAGACCATGGTGACCCGCCGGTTCGACGTGTTCGACCCGGTGGTGGTGACCGTCGGGCTGATCCAGGCCGGCACCCAGCGCAACATCATCCCCGAGACCGCCTACTTCGAGGCGACCGTGCGCACCTACTCCGCCGAGGCCGAGTCCAAGGTCGCCGACACCACGGTGGAGCTGGTCCGGGCCATCGCGGCCGCCCACGGCCTGCGGGCCGAGGTCGAGTACGTTCCCGGGTACCCGGTGACCGTGAACGACGGGGCCGAGACCGACTTCCTGGCGGACACCGTCCGGGAGGTCTTCGGTGAGGAGCGCTACCGGACGCTGCCGAACCCCGCCACAGCGGCTGAGGACTTCTCCCGGATCCTCGACGCCGTTCCGGGCTCGTTCGCCTACGTCGGCGCCGCCCCGAAGGGGGTCGACCCGGAGGACCTGCCGGCCAACCACTCGCCCTACGCGGAGTTCGACGACGCGGTGCTCCCGGACGGCGCCGCGCTCTACGCCGAACTCGCCACCCGCCGCCTCGCGGCCTGA
- a CDS encoding Lrp/AsnC family transcriptional regulator, translated as MTGTDVTVDELDLALVNALQLRPRAPWALLGQTLGISPVTAARRWHRLSQAGIAWVTAYGLPHPEDPGCVAYLDLDCAPDRLRQIADDLAEDPHVMTIEHLSQGCDLVVTAAFTDLARLSRYTTGRLGRLPGVNAVRVHLATGFYAEGIRWRLDSLDPAQRVELHDDQQGGTGTPSGARAEVRAEDRELLIRLGVDGRLDQAELAAATGLSPSTLRRRLHRLAASDAIRFRCEIAARDAGRPVLATFRADLPPDRLDEVGPQLARLPEIRLCVSVTGTHNLILSVWQRSLADVQRLESVLARRFPDLRVAERRVSLRTVKRMGRILDADGRAVRAVPMDIWRDPNTVS; from the coding sequence GTGACCGGCACCGATGTGACCGTGGACGAGCTGGACCTCGCCCTGGTGAACGCGCTGCAGCTGCGGCCCCGGGCACCCTGGGCGCTGCTCGGCCAGACCCTCGGGATCAGCCCGGTCACCGCCGCCCGCCGCTGGCACCGGCTCTCGCAGGCCGGCATCGCCTGGGTGACCGCCTACGGTCTGCCGCACCCCGAGGACCCCGGGTGCGTCGCCTACCTCGACCTCGACTGCGCGCCCGACCGGCTCCGGCAGATCGCCGACGACCTGGCCGAGGACCCGCACGTGATGACCATCGAGCACCTCTCCCAGGGCTGCGACCTCGTCGTCACCGCGGCCTTCACCGACCTCGCGAGGCTCTCGCGCTACACCACCGGACGGCTCGGCCGCCTGCCCGGGGTCAACGCCGTCCGCGTCCACCTGGCGACCGGCTTCTACGCCGAGGGGATCCGCTGGCGACTGGACTCACTGGACCCCGCCCAGCGCGTGGAACTGCACGACGATCAGCAGGGCGGCACCGGGACCCCGTCCGGAGCACGAGCCGAAGTCCGCGCAGAAGACCGGGAGTTGCTCATCAGACTGGGCGTCGACGGCCGCCTCGACCAGGCGGAGCTGGCCGCCGCCACCGGGCTCAGCCCCTCCACGCTGCGCCGCCGCCTCCACCGGCTGGCCGCCTCCGACGCGATCCGCTTCCGCTGCGAGATCGCCGCCCGCGACGCCGGCCGACCGGTGCTGGCGACCTTCCGGGCCGACCTTCCCCCGGACCGGCTCGACGAGGTCGGCCCGCAGCTCGCCAGACTGCCCGAGATCCGGCTGTGCGTGTCCGTCACCGGCACGCACAACCTCATCCTCTCCGTCTGGCAGCGCTCCCTCGCCGACGTCCAGCGACTGGAAAGCGTCCTCGCCCGCAGGTTCCCCGACCTCCGGGTGGCCGAGCGCCGCGTCTCCCTGCGCACCGTGAAACGGATGGGCCGGATCCTCGACGCCGACGGCCGCGCGGTCCGCGCCGTCCCGATGGACATCTGGCGGGACCCGAACACGGTCTCCTGA